ctttgaggttctattattactattaaattctgctccgtttttcctcttcaccaattactctgtatttgttgctattaattcatgcatgcttagtgcttgattaattgtctgtGCGCTTagtttacgttcatgcttaatgattgtttatgagtaattggtgtatgtgttgcttaatcacataatgaatgccttatgttaaatttcgcttagtaatttaatttagggttggattaagtggttgaattgataaaggataaactctcgtaacctaggataagagacttgcttgtgaatcaaggggaagcaacgtgttttaattctgctaTTTTTGAATTCGcatctattcgctgtttaatttacaaaagcaaacaaccccccccccccaattcgttactattttcctactatctgttatgaacatttggtttatcattgctcattgggaaatgACCTATGATCACTTCCttgttactgcattttaatgtttatttgattcaggtacaGCCTCGATCAAACTCCAACTAGTGGTTCTGTGTTAACTTCTAAGGTGTGTTTGGATTGTCCTGTGGAAATTTCTGGTAGAACCTTCTTGATTGATCtgatttgtttgcctttgagccaGATTGATGTTACTCTTggtatggactggttatcttcAAACCATGCCTTGTTaaactattttgataaaattgtggtGTTTGATGGTCCTGGAGTCAGTAAGGATATGATGTTtatctctgccaaccaagttgtGACAACTTTAAAAGAAGATGCTCAAGTGTACATGATCTTGTCTAACCTAGAAATAGAGACAAAGGTTTCCATGTGTGACCTCCCTGTTGTCAGAGAGTTCCCTGAAGTCTTCCCTGAGGATATATCCGGTGTACCACccgagagagagatagagttttcCATAGACCTAGTACCTGGTGCTAAGATTTTAgaaggggaggtgagcatttgcttgctacacctcattcccacatcatatagtcacactttgtgcatgtccttcatgcattacatgcctcatgacacctaagcacacttagtggagaatcctggacttgatcttgaattagtgggttgaaccatagctaaaattcactaatcataattggtaaaattttggctccaaaatttagATCACTTTaattgcttcctctatcttttggtTCGGTCAactcactttaattccttgttcttcatcttattctccatgtatatcctccattgttttgtggtttggttctgtttagagtagattaaaaaaaaaataaaccgattaaatcttagatctacacttgttcttgcatttctatggttcaaattttatagatctactcttgaatcatgtttttgtgttgattttaggttctatcatttttcagtcataatcttcttgtgctgaacctttgaatctaaattttcttccaaaatattgattgaaaaaaaaacaaaaaaatataagtgtaaatcacttaatccatgttttcttagagtcatgtttagtaataataattgtcacattatgttctaagtttgtgttgaattttgatttcgTTGATTggattctagatacatttgttcatgtattcttgtcattcttagcctatcttttgaattttgagtctaattcatgcatgttatttagttcataacatgttctaaatcaattccttgaagtagtcttgttgttgaactttgttttattttctaagtttcctatatgatgcctatgaagaaattgagttgtggtgctgagttgtggctagatttgtgaatcaaaataagtcttaagctctcttgaattgtgttattcaagacatttgagcataagcaaacacaaattgcaattgtccaagccttaagcaacataaacactactcttgatttctaagttgaAATTGCTGGTGCTGGCAATTTGAACATAcgaaattgtaaaaattattgagaattgGTACTGTCAATGTTGAGCTGAAagtcttaattaattttcaagatATCTGaaccaaaattagaaaaaaagaaccaagtgatttggataaaaggaaaaaataagaaaaatcacacaagttggcaagaaaattagtgtccaggaaaaaaaagtgaaagggaagtgtgcttgttggtTTGGCtacaaatttgttctataattggtacctattttatacaaatattagttctgaaatttcaatttaaaattattgtgaaaacaagtgccaaaactagaggtttattgagtcttttttttagttttttttactctactctagagcccttctacgtttctctttgagtcctagcttgcttttatgtgcttttcattgctttaattgttgaataatccttgaaaatttgtcttgttaaaactctattagtttagctttcatttcattttttggtctttggttattgattgtctctttgtttccttgtttgtgagttgccatatagggaattggaaaggaggattggtgccatcccttgaagaatttgagtcaagaagcaaggggccaagcaccttaagagctatatgactaagaagcactccaaattgagtgaatcaccaaagagagcacaaccaccaaaattgagggctattttctaattttgtaattggtaatttacttaccttcattgctttcaaattttgtaacaaaaaagcctttcattggaagtgtgttgggagccgccaataggttaccaaacttccatttgtttgtgtcataccctaatttcgttcggggaccattgtttggtggcatgcaaccttcgcttgaccgcctcgaggtacttaacacccatcgttaggtaatccgtaaagttccgcgacatttcggaagtcaaaaagaagcattgttgcgtaatccgtaaagttatgcaacattttggaagtcaaaaagagcattgttgcgtaattcataaagtttcgcaATATTCTGGAAAGAAAATGGATGTCGTTAcggaatccataaagtttcgtgagatttcagaaagaaaacagccaaaaacacaaaatgggGGGGTGAGCTTATCAAGAtaagggtgtaaatagcaattctaAAAATCTAGgccaacattttggaagttgggttgcttaagaaggaagcaactgggcggcaagctcctccacgtttttgaaaaatggtttccggggcttccgtaatacttccgtaaaatttctgaaaaccttgggtaaacatatttcacttaacattggtgaaagggaagagaaaaaaagatgaaaatcaaatccaaaacactttcgtaacttttccataaaatacgaaaagcggggtgaacttagtaattcggtgCGCTTAGaaagcttcctcaagaagcctctgggcggcaagcacctccctttttccctataaataggggtgggggctgtttcaaaaatattcatgaCCCGTAAGCTATGAATTTAaactattttgggcaaaaaaacacgttttcctGAAGAAAAATCGattcgaagtgcttccgtaatgcttccgtaagtgattatgtggaaattcttcatcgttcttcaccgttctgtagaagcaaagcttcatggtgaatcaaaggttttttgatgataacaatgatgataacaaaagatgatgacaaaggtgatgacaaaaagctcaaagatcaatcaaagaacaactcaagtgaatcaaaaacaattcaagagttcaagataagaatcaagaagaattcaagactcaagaagaaagtttagagtcaagaatcaagattcaagatctcaagaatcaagatcaagattcaagactcaagattcaagaatcaagagaaggattaatcaagataagtatgaaaagtttttctcaaaaattgagtagcacaggatttttctcaaaacatgtttaccaaagagtttttactctctggtaatcgattaccagtagcaaaattgttttgaaaaagttttcaaattgaatttacaatgttccaattaatttcaaaaaactgTAATCAAGTTACAATgttttagtaatcgattaccagtgcctttgaacgttgaaattcaaattcaaatgtgaagagtcacatcctttcacataaaagctttgtgtaatcgattacactgatttggtaatcgattaccagtgattatttctgcataaaatcaaaagatgtaactcttcaaatagtttttgactttttcaaattggtttttaagtttttctaaaagtcataacacttctaatggttgtcttgactagacatgaagagtctataaaagcaaggctttgttttgcattttgtcataccctaatttcgtccggggacctttgctcgatgacgtgcgaccattctttggtcctcgtgaggtgcttggcacccatcattaggcaatttgtgaaattccaggacatgccgaaaaaccaaaaaaatattgatgcacaatccgtaagtttccgtgacacaccggaaatcaaatggaagcatcgttgcataattaagtgaggttccgtaacattccgtaagtcaaaaaggggatgattatgtaatccgcaaggttccgtaacgttacggaaagaaaacaagtatcgttacgaaattcgtaagtttccgtaactttacgaaaaaagaatcaccaaaaaacagcagagggggtgtacttagtaaaaatgggggtgcaaatagcacccaggcccacttgggccctccggaatattcctccagaaggcggttgcttctggaggaagcaaccctgctcgcctgggcgagctgagctcgcttgggcgagctgggcggcaaccacctcccctattttgctataaataggggaggaaggcaagaaggaaggggttcagccccttaggcacttctctctctttcgaatttgcttggaaaaattgtttccgtgaagaaaatctaagccgaggcgcttccgaaatgtttccgtaacgttttccgtgaggaatctcgcaaaggtttcaaccgttcttcgacgttcttcattcgttcttcatcgttcttcgatcttcaacgggtaagtacctcgaaccaagcttttcgattcattctatgtacccgtagtggtccgcattgtgtttcgtgcatttttattctcgttttgtttactttttataccccctgttgacgtgcttaagccattttacttaagtcatttcccgcttaacttaaaaataaaataaatttccaccgaacgtttgaattgtattatccattaacttcggttaaaataaattccgaccgttcggtcgtgccgtaaccacgttggaaatcaaaaagaggtaaaaaataatataataatcaaaaagacatcttttagtaaaataaagcggaaaatcaatcggacgttttctctttgggatttctcattcttaatcgaattgattaataactaaagtgaaactaaaggctaaaatcaattcgcctagtcaagctcgtccataaaaataggcttttgaagtttgtcatttcattttctcactaagtaaaatggatcatttttaaggtccaacgccttaaaatgatcacctcttaaagtaaaaaagaatcacttgataaaaaagaactacgtaggtctgattttctcatcccaaattgaggaatacgtaggagcaaagggaaacacccttgtcgaccacaaaaagagaaaatataaaaagggtatgaaggatatagagacataaaaagggaacataagaaatcaaagtcatgtttgcacattcgattaaaggctgccgtcccttggggcggacgtgtggggtgctaataccttccccgtgcgtaaatacatc
The Glycine max cultivar Williams 82 chromosome 16, Glycine_max_v4.0, whole genome shotgun sequence genome window above contains:
- the LOC121173676 gene encoding uncharacterized protein, which translates into the protein MDLSFAQQVADPPTPIMEMPEDPTMLVLRLSFTPPATPVLHLTDEEDMQDTQVQTLDLFVELVLYSLDQTPTSGSVLTSKVCLDCPVEISGRTFLIDLICLPLSQIDVTLGMDWLSSNHALLNYFDKIVVFDGPGVSKDMMFISANQVVTTLKEDAQVYMILSNLEIETKVSMCDLPVVREFPEVFPEDISGVPPEREIEFSIDLVPGAKILEGEASLNISKNLREAFKLKAFLISFSSSDLQANFL